The stretch of DNA TGGCGGACACGCTTTGATCAGGCAGATGCAATGCCGATAGAACGCCAGGCAATGGGAGCGTAACAAGCGCCCCACCGCCGGGGACGCCCCTGATCGGACGGGGATCACGTACCATTGGCGATATGACGGACCGTTCCCGCGTCGAGCGCCAGCGCAAACTTCTTACTGCGAGTGTCACAGACTTTGAGATCAAGCGCCAGAAGGCGTTCCTCGTGAGTGTTGTGACGTCAACCTCCGCAATCCCCGAGGCCGAAGCGAGCCTCAACGAGCTAGCCCTGCTTACAGACACGGCGGGTTCAGATCCCGTGTTCGATGTCGTCGTCCGCAGAACCACATTCGACGCAGGAACGTTGATGGGGCGCCCGCGAGCTGAGGCACTTGCTCAGCAAGCAACGGACCTCGACATTGACGTTGTCATCCTCGACAACGAACTATCACCCGGTCAACAAAGAAATCTCGAAGAAATCTTCAAGTGTGACGTCGTCGATCGTGTAGGACTCATACTCGACATCTTCGCACAGCACGCTCACAGCAGTGACGGCATCCTCCAGGTCGAACTAGCCCAGCACCGTTACCGATTGCCGAGACTCAAAGGCCAAGGAAAAGAACTTTCTCGGGTCGGTGGAGGTGTGGGCAGCAGCGGCATCGGCACCCGCGGCGCCGGCGAAACAAAGCTCGAGACCGACCGCCGCAGGGTGCTCAATCGGATCCACAAGGTCGAGCGTTTGCTTGAGGGCCTTGCGGGCGACCGGAGAACCCGTTCCAAGTCCCGCAAGAAGGCCGGCCTGGCGTTTCTGTCGATCGTGGGATATACCAACGCCGGCAAGTCGACGTTGTTTAACAAGCTGACGGGAGCCGACGTCCTGGTCGAGGACCAACTTTTCGCCACGCTCGACTCCACAGTGCGCAAGCTCGCACTACCCAACGGGCACGATGCCCTCGTGTCGGACACCGTAGGTTTCGTTCGCCGACTCCCCCATCAGCTAATCAAGGCGTTTGCGGCGACGCTCGAAGAGGTCGCGGACGCCGATGTCCTGTTACACGTTGTGGACGCCAGCGACGCCGATCCGGACCAGCAAATCGAATCCGTCCGCACAGTTCTACGCGAAATCGGTGCAAGCGATATCGAAGAACTATTGGTTTTCAACAAGGTCGACGTCGCACCCGCCGCCGCAGTGCAGCGACTGCTGACGCTACATCCGGGGTCCATTGCAGTGAGCGCCGTCACGGGAGAGGGAATCGACAAGTTACTCGACGCTGCGCTTGTCGCGTTACGTGCGGGGACCGTCGAGGTTCGTCTTCTTGTGCCATACGCTAAGGGTGACGTCGTTGCAAAACTTCACGAAGACGCCGAGGTCTTGTCTGTCGAACACGGCGAACGCGGGACGCTGGTAACCGCCCTGATCCCGGCGGCAGACATGGCCCAATACGCTCGCTACGTCCAGGTGTAACAGCCCTAGAGCATGTCTAGAACGTTGTGGTTCGGCGGGTCCTCACCGCCATCCGACCCACCATTTGATCGCCGATGAGCCACCACTGGGATAAGCGCAAACGACACGTAGACAACCTGGACGACGAGAGCCAGTATGCCCGCGGTGGCCAGTCCAAGCTCTACGGGAAACGTCGGCAAAACGGGGATCAGGGCACCCAGCACCCAGGCGACCTGGAAGAAAGTCTCGGAGCTCGTGAACGCTCTCCCCCGCATGTCGGCGGGTACAGTCGACTGGAGCAATCCGTCGAAACCAAACTTGGCGGTTCCCCACGCAAAACCAGCAGCCGCTGCGAGCGCTGCAGCCGCTGGAAGGCCGAAATACTGCGCCGCGATGAACGCGGCTCCAGCCTCGACGGCCAGACCGACCACCACCATCGGTTCCTCAGAGATGAAACGGTCAAGGACAGGTGCGACAAACGCGGCAAGGAAGTAGCCGAGACCACCCGCACCAAGAAGGACCGCAAAATCCAGACCACCTGCATCGACAGAGCGAAAACTGAACGCGACAAGAAGCAAAATGAATCCATTGAGAAACCGCACGCTTGCGGTCGCAAACCGAGCGAGTCTGACTTCTTGAGGCAGACTCCTGCGAACCTTTCCCTTGTGCGGTCCTCGCGCACTGTGAGTTATGAGGCTCGGCAAAGTCGGCAGGCCGCTTGCGGCCGCGGCCGACAACCCGAACGCCACAGCCGCAGAGACCAACGCAAACGCGGGGCCCGTGAGGGCAACTCCAATCGCCGCGACGACGGCCGCCAGCGACCCAAGTATCCCGACACGGGCAAGTTGAGCATTGGCGGCAATGAGCTCGCGACGATCACCAACAACCTGGGGAAGAAGAGCACTCTTGCTGATACCGTGAAAACGCGACAACACTAAAAGAGTGAACGCCAGCGGAAACAACAGAACCGAATCGAGAGACACCATCATCGCAATCGCAACGACTACGCGCAGCGCCGAACTCACGATGAGTCCGCCACGATAGGCAGTCGGGAAGCGCTCAAAAAACGCACCAAGGAACGGACCGATGAGGGCGAACGGGGCGAGAGTAATTAGCAGATATTGAGCAACATTCGACCGTGCCTCTGTCGTTGGCACCGAGAAGAACAGCGTGCCGGCGAGAGCAACCGCGATCATTGTATCGCCGGCCACCGCTGCGGCATGGGACTCCGCAAGCCTCCGATACCCGACGCCGCGGGTCGTGAACATGCGGTGCATCCGCTTTGCAACCACGACACCACCTCTTCCGACTGCGCGGACAGTCGCACGGGTCCGCGGTGCCTTCGGGCGGGCTCCAGGAACCGAGGGGGGTGAATCAGCCATTAGCTCTTCGCTCGCGCGTCGCATTCTCGCCATAACCCATCGCGGTCAACCGCGTCCGAATTCTGTCCGCAACGGCGTCGAACTCTGCCGCGGCTACATCGGTCGACGCCCGGGAAAACGACAACTCGCTCTCGACGTTGAAGGGTATGAGATGCATGTGTGCGTGCGGCACCTCGAGTCCAGCGATGATCATGCCAACGCGGGCCGGAGTGAACTCGTCGTTTAGCGCCCGCCCGATCCGGACCGAGACGATCATCAGGTCGGCAGCTAGATCCTCCGGCAGGTCGGTCCAGTGATCGATTTCGCGCCGGGGTACGACAAGAACGTGGCCTGGGTTGATCGGCGCAATCGTCAGAAACGCGGCGACGGTGTCGTCCTGCCACACGAATCGTCCTGGGATGGTGCCATTCATTATCAGGGTGAAGATCGAAGCCATAGCTCAAGAGTACCAAAGCGGCGGCGCGAGACTTTGCGGGTCTAGGGACCCCCAGTCGGTGCGGTTCTAGACGAGGGGTGAGGCGCGCCTCGCACTCGTGCGCTCTGCAATCTGTGCCACCATCCGCCAGCCAACCATCGTGGCGACCAACCAAGCGGTGGCGACAATGACGAACGGCGTTGCGGTGCCATCGGCGAACGCTACGCGTCGCAGGACAAGACCAACCACCGCGGTCACAAATCCAAGACCGAGACCGGTAGAGATTCGGGATGGCGACCGCCACGCCCGTGTGACAACAACCCCGAGACCGAATGCAACCAGAAAGGGTGTGGCGACACGCAGCGTCTCACCCCACTCGTTTGCAAGACCGTGACTCTCACGCCCAAGTAGAACGAACGACACCACAGCCAGCCCGTCAAGTATCCAGAACCACCGTTTCATGAATCCGAGGATACCGGTGTGGCCGCGCAACCTGGTCTTGGTCGCTCGTCTCCACCGGGCAAGACCAACGTCACATGTTGGTCTGCAACAGCATTCGGCGGGCGAGTACTCTGAGCGACACGGCAGCACCGTTTCGATTCGAAGTTTGGACATGTCATGAGTTTTGTGCGTTGGGGAGTGTTGAGCACGGCCAAGATAGGGCGGACATTGGTGATTCCCGCCATGCAAGATGCGCAACGGTGCGAGGTTGTGGCCATTGCATCGCGAGATGCTGCGGTAGCGCGTAGTGTCGCTAACGACCTTTCCATTGAGCGGGCATACGGCTCGTACGACGCCCTCCTTGCCGACGCCGACATCGACGCCGTCTACATCCCCCTGCCAAACCACATGCACGCGCAATGGACGATCGCCGCGGCGAGGCAAGGCAAACACGTTCTTTGCGAGAAACCCATTGCGCTGTCTGTCGCCGAGGCGACCACGATGGTGACAGCGGGTGCCGAGACCGGAGTGATCCTCCGCGAGGCGTTCATGTATCGCTACCAGCCTACGTGGCAGGCTGTCTTGCGCCTCATCGGCGAAGGCGACATCGGCGAGATAACCGGCGTCGATAGCTTCTTCTCCTACTTCAACGACGACCCGTCGAACATCCGCAACGTTCTCAAGTACGGGGGCGGTGCGCTCATGGACATCGGGTGTTATCCAATCCACCTCTCACGACTGCTGATGGGCGGCGAACCGACACAGATCACAGCATCGACTCGCCGCGACCCGACAACGGGCGTTGACACATACGTTGCCGCGATCCTTGAGTTCGGGGACCGAATCGCAACGTTCGCGTGCTCCACAAGAGTCGAACCCGATCAGCGAGTTGACATCTACGGGACGGCTGGTCGTGTGTCTATCGAGATCCCGTTCAACCCACCCGAAGATCAGCCCACGAGATTTACGCTCACCAGGGATGGCGGATCGAAATCCCAGATATTCGAATTCGAGGCATCCAACCATTACACCCTTCAGGCCGAAGCGATGGCGGCGGCAATTCTCGACGGCGACAGCCTGCAAGATTCCGGCGAGGACGTACTGGGCAACATCGCCGTGATCGAGAGAGTGTTCGCCGCCGCGGGTTAGCCCAGATCCCCGCATTCACGGAACCTGACACGCTATGACTGAGCAGTACTCCGCTGCGCGAGACGCCGTGCGCCGGCGCCTTCAGCGCCTAACGCGTCGCCAGAGTTGATCAGGCCACATGACGTGAGCGACACACACCCGCAGCCGATACACCGAGTGAGTTGATCGCGCAGCAGATTAAGCCTTTCGATCCGTTCATCAAGCGCCTCCCGCCATGTTTGCGAGAGCCGAGTCCAGTCCTCCTCTGTGGGTGTTCGGGCGGCTGGCAGCGTTGCAAACGACTCAGTGATTTCGCTCAACGTAAGACCGACCGATTGGGCTGCCCGGATGATGGCGACCCTGATGATGGGGCACGCGATCGGTTCTACCTTTCGAAGGGCCACGGGCCGCAGGCGTTCTATGCGGTACTCGCGGCAACCGGGTTCATCGACCCCGCCACGCTTGATGATTTTGCAACCACGACCAGCACGCTCGGCCACCACCCCGATCGGACACTCATTCGCGGCGTGGAGATTGGGAGTGGGTCTCTCGGCCACGGACTTCCCTTGGCGATCGGCGCCTACCGCGCCATTGCAGCCAAGGGACTCGACACGCCGCGGTTCTTCGTCCTCGTCGGTGATGCGGAACTCGACGAGGGCTCGAACATGGAAGCGATTCAGGTTGCTGGGCGGATAGGCATGGACCGCCTCACCGTGATCGTGATCGACAACGACAGCTCTACGTACGGATGGAGTCACGACATCGGTGCTCGATTCGAGGTCGAAGGGTGGGTGACGTCCGAAGTAAACGGGCGCGACGTCGATGCTCTCGTACGTGTGCTCGACGAGACACACGACCGCCCGCATGTGGTCGTGGCCTACACCGAGAGGAAGTTCTCATGAGGATTGCGTTCGTGGAAACCGTGACCGAGTTGCTTGACGAGCGAGACGACATAGCGCTGGTACTGGCAGATATCAGTGTGTCGCTGTTTGAACGATCGGGTGCAGTGTCATCTCACCCTCAAAGAGTGTTCAATGTCGGTATCCGCGAACAGCTGATGGTGAGTGTCGCCGGCGGCATGGCGGTTGAGGGCATGCGCCCGATTGCGCACTCCTACACGCCGTTTCTTATCGAGCGCGCATACGAGCAGATCAAACTCGACCTCGGACACCAGGGCGTCGCGGCAATCCTGGTGAGCATCGGCGCTAGCTACGACGCTTCAAGTGTTGGTAGGACTCATGCGGCGCCCGAGGATGTCTCCCTGATCAACGCGCTCCCCGAGTGGACCGTGCACTTGCCCGGCCACGCCAACGAGGTGCGAACACTTCTCCGTGACGCCGCTGCCGATACAGGCAACGTCTACATCCGACTCAGCGAAACACAGAACAAGGATGCAATCAAGAACCCCGCCAGTCTCACCACCATTCGAGAGGCTTCGCCCGACACGCCACTGGTGATCGCGGTGGGTCCGATGCTCGACCGGGTCGTCGGTGCCACCTCCGGCATTGACGTCCGCGTCGTATATACAACGACGCTGGGGCAACAGTCATCAGAAGATCTCGCGCTCCTGGCAACTGGAGGCGACGTGATCGTTGTCGAGCCAGCCAGCGTGGGCACATCCATTGCCCATATCGCCGGCAGACTTAACGATCGACCGCGTCGCTTTCTCGGCATCGGCGTGCCTCTTGGCGAACATCGCATGTACGGGACAATTGCGGACCATGACATCCAACATCAGCTCGATACAGGGGGCATCCGGCGCCAGATTGAGCACTGGCTGGCCGGATGAGCCGCGGCTGTGTTCGTGTAACGTCGCGCCATGGAGTACTTCACAGTCCACATAGGTGACGATGGGATCGCACGGTGCTGGTGGGGTATCGAACCCGACATCTACCGTCGCTACCACGACAACGAGTGGGGAATGCCGGTGTCGGATGAACATCGCCTGTTCGAGAAGCTGTGCCTTGAAGGCTTCCAGTCTGGCCTGAGCTGGTTGACGATTCTCAACAAACGCGAGGCGTTCAGGGAGGTGTTCGCCAGCTTCGACTTCGATCAGGTGGCCGAGTTCACAGAGGAAGATGTCGAGCGCCTTCTCACTGACGCCCGCATAGTGCGTCATAGGGGCAAGATCGAGGCGACGATCAACAACGCTGCCAGAGCGCAGGAACTTCGCGAGGAGTTCGGGTCGTTGGCTACATATTTCTGGGGTTACGAACCGACTGATACCGCTGGTCGTTCGATCCGCGAATCGAAAACTCCAGAGTCGATCGCGATGGCGAAAGATCTCAAGAAACGAGGGTTCAAGTTCTTTGGGCCAACCACTGCGTACGCCTTTATGCAGGCAATGGGGATAGTCAACGATCACCTCTCCGAATGCGCCTCGTATCTAATCGTGGCAGACGCCCGTACCGCCTACGTGCGACCAACGTAGTCCATCACACCATCACCGTTGCGTCGGTTCAGACCTCCGCCCCGGCGAACGTCATTGCCCGAATACTCCCGCTAGTTTTCCAAGAGGGGGATCAGTTTGACACTCCCGTCGGCGAGTCGCAAGAATGAGTGGAGGAAGGCTGCCACGTGATCGCCGACGCATCGACTTCGTCCGACCCGGCCGGCTGTGTGCCGCGCTCTAGGTTGTTCCGACCGCCCGTTCCTGGGCATCACGTGAGTGCTCAAGGACCACTTTCATGATTGCCCGGACGTAGGCGGGATCTATGCCCAGTTCTTCGGCGTCCGCGGCCGCTTCATCAAGCAATTCCGCTTCGCGATCTGGCGACCGAAGCGGAAGCCCGCGAGCGACTTTGATGTGGGCAATGCCGATCGAACTGTGGAGGCGGCGTTTCAGGAGCTTGATGATCTCCCGGTCGAGCCGGTCGATCTCGTCGCGCAACGCAGGGATCCCAAGCAGGTCCATCAACGTGGTAAACCCTTTCACCGTCATTTGCCCACCGTTCCCGGCTAGGGCGTTGTCGGGATCCGGGTGGACAGAGACGATCAGACCGTCGGCACCGGCACCGCGACCCGCCATTGCGAGCGGCTCCATCAATGAGACACCTCCCTTTGCGGGCGCCGGATTAATAATTACCGGGAGATGTGAGAGTTGCTGGATTGCGGGAATGGCCGTGATATCGATGGTGTCCGTGGTGCGCGGGTCGAAACCGCGGCTCCCTCGCTCGCACAGCACAAGGTTGTTGTTGTCCTCAGCAAGAATGTACTCGGCCGCCATGAGCAGCTCATCCACCGTTGCTGACGGCCCGCGGGTAAGGATTACAGGCTTCCCGGTGCGCCCAACATCACGAAGCAGTACGAAGTTCTGCATGTTGTCCGGGCCGATCTCAAGCATGTCCACATGGTCCGCAACGAGCCCAAGATGGCCAACATCAAGGACTTCGGTAACCGTTGCAAGACCTGTCGCCTTGCCGGCATGCTCGAGAATCCACAAGCTCTCTTCGCCGAGACCCTTGAAACCATATGGGGTCTCCCCGGCGCGAAACGTTCCGGCGCGCAACATCGACGCCCCCGCCTTGAGAACTGCCGACGCGACCGTCATAACCTGCTCTTCCGACTCGACAGCGACCGGGCCTGCGATAACCGGGTACGACCCGTCGCCAAACCTGACGGCACCAACCGAGACGACCGTGGTTTCGACATCGGGCCTGCGAAGGCTTTTGAGAATTGGCTTTGTTGACATGATGACTCCCTTGGGAGACTCCGGACAAAGGAAAACCCGAAGCCTCGTGATGGCTTCGGGCGTTTTAGTGGTTGTGACTACCGGCTCACATACCTCTTGCCCGAGCCATCGGCCCGGTAAAGAAATACGTAAACAGGTAGTCGTGCGCCTTCATTGCCAGCCACACTACCCGCGATCCGATATGGCTACAAGACCTATTTTCCAGATTCCCGGTTGAGGTCGAGTCGCTCGGGGCGGTGATATCCGCCACCGGTGTACACCAACGGCGCGCCGTCGCTGCGATCACCCGCGACCGCAGAACCCACAAAAACGATGTGGTCCCCCGCAACGAGCGAATCGGTGACTTCGCAATCGAGGTGCGCAAGCAGCCCTGCAATGCGGGGGGTTCCGATCTCACTCCACGTCCACTCGACACCGTCGAAACGCTCATCCTGAAGCTTGAATGCGAATCGGTCCGAAATTTCTGCTTGATCATCCGCCAGAATGTTGACAGTGAATCTTTTCGTCGCCGAGACCGCGGCCGTGGTCGCTCCGCCGATCGCCAAGCAAACAAGGACCAACGGCGGGTCGACGGCTACCGAGGTGAACGCCGAGACGGTCATCCCGACCGGTTCATCTCCTGCTCGCGCCGTTACCACCGTGACGCCCGCGGCAAGTTGGCGCATAATCCCCCGAAACTCGTCAGATTCCATCTGATCTCCGCGTCGATTGCCCGGCCCGTATCCTACGCACACCACGGCCCGCGGCCCGGCACCGCGCGCACGAAAACCCCCATCGGCGTTCCGTGCACCGCGGTGGCTACCCGCCCAGGGTTTCTAGGGCGGCGGCGGCGAGGATCGGTGCTAGCGGTTCGAATCTGGCGAAACGTTTGTCTGTCGTCTGGCCGGCCGCATAGCGGGCGTATATCTGTTCGATGATTACCGCGATGCGGTACAACGCCAGCGCTTCATAAAAGTCGATGTTCGACAGATCAAAGCCGGTCGCATCAGCGTATCGCTCCGTCACCTCGGCTTTGCCCATGACCTCAGTGAGCGTAACTCCCTGGTCGCCAAAGATCGGATAGGTGGGATCATCGGCGTCGACCCAGTACGCGAGGAGGGTGCCCAGGTCCGCAAGCGGATCGCCGCAAGTTGCCATATCCCAGTCGAGAACTGCTACAACGTTTCCGTCGTCGTCGCACATTGTGTTGTCCAACTTGAAGTCGTTGTGAATCAGCGAGGCCGCCTGAGGTTCGGGGACCGCCGAAGTGAGAAGCCCGGCAAGGCGCTCCATATCGCGGACATCGCGTGTCTTAGCCCTGTCCCAGCGACGCAACCATCCATCGACTTGGCGTTGGACAAACCCGTCGGGCTTGCCAAGATCAGACAGTCCGACGGAATCGGGAGCGACGCCGTGGAGCTCGGCCAAGGTATCAACGAGCCCCTCCGCAAGATGGCGCCGCGCACCGCTACCGCCATCGAAAGAAGAAGGCCACTGCGAGCGAATCACATGCCCCGAGCGTCGCTCCATCACAAGGAACGGCTTGCCCATGACGGCGGCGTCTTCGCAGAAGTGGTACGCCCGCGGGGCCTTCGGGAACTCTTGCCAGATCCGCGACAGCACACGGTGCTCGCGCTGCATATCGTGTGAACCGGCTGCTGTTTCGCCGAGCGGCGGGCGACGCAGCACAAACTCGACGTCACCGCACATCATGAGGTATGTGAGGTTCGCTGCCCCACCATGAAATTGCTCGAACGCGATTGGCGCATCCGGCAACAACTCGCCGAGTTCGAGACGAAGGTACTCGGCGACGCGGTCTTCGTCGAAACGCTCCTCGGTTCGGATCGGCGCAGTGTCGCGCGTCACAGAACCCCGCCAACGAACACCATCAGCACCACAGCACCGATGATGGGGACAGCCACCTCGATCGCCAGTCGTAGCGACGACGTCGTACGGTGGTCAGGTTGCAGCGACACTTCGCGACGCACCACCCACGCAAGGCCACCGGCCATCAGCACAGAACTGATAACAAACACGGCTGTTTGTGGTGACGTCATTCCCCTATCGTACAAGCCCGATGCCTACACCGTCCGGTCGAAGACAAGGGCGCCACCGAAGTCGAATACTTACGACGCGGTGCTTTCACGCCCCACAATCCACGCTGCCAGAATTGCAATTGCCGACCCGCCAACTGCGATTGGAGACACGACATCGTTGCGAAACGCCCAGCCGACGAGCAAGGCGACCGGAGGAGTGATATAGACCGTCATCGACGCTCGCGAACCGCCAACGCGGCCGATGAGAGTCACCATTGCAACGTAGGCGAGCGCTGTTCCCCCGACACCCAAGGCGATTATCGCAAGGAGTGGTCTCAGCGAAAACGAACTTTGCGTCAACCCAAACAATCCGAGTGGCAGAGATGCAATCAGGGCTGCGATCTGCAAACGCCACAGCACCGGGAGAGCACCGTATTGCTGCTGGAGGGGCGCTGCAAGGTTGATTGAATACGCGTAGAAGACTAATGCAAGCAAAACTAACAACACCCCCCTCGCGCTCGACGGATCGCCCAAACTTGGCAGACCCATCAGCACAAGACCGAACGTACCTACAAAGAGACCGGCGATCTGAATGCGACTTGGTGCTTTGCGAAGCATGATGGAGGCGATTAGGACCGCAAAGATCGGCGTCGCACCGTTAAGCATTCCGGCCAACGCCGATGAAATACTCTGCTCAGCGAGCGGAAACAGAACAAACGGAACGGCCATCCAAAGCACTCCGAGTATCGCAATCGGACGCAAGGCTTCACGAGGGACCGGTGCCCGCGCCTTTTTCACGAAAGACAAAACAAGCAACCCGAAGAAGATTCGCAAGGTTGCGATGAGACCCGGGGCAAAGGAAACAAGACCCTCTGCAATGAACAAAAACGATGCGCCCCAAGTAATGCCGACGAAGAGCAACAACCCCCATTCTTGACGCCCAAACGCGCCGGCGTAAGTTCCTTCTGCGGTCGTGAGCACATTCTTCATCGATCCCCATGATAGCACCGACAGGCTGCACGATCCTTACATCCTGCGACGTCATCTCGGCCACCAAGTGGCCTGCCAGTCCCAGGGTCGTCAGTAGGAAGACGAAGATGGAAACTCATGCGGCACGAGAGCCGGGCGTGGTCGCCCCGACCACGATGCGCGAAGATCTCATCACGATTGGTCTCGCGACATGGATGATTTTCGGGCTCATGGTGGATGCGTATTTCCACAGCACGGACGCCGATCTGGAAACGTTTTTGACGCCGTGGAACGGGCTCTTCTATTCGGGCTTTATCTCAATGGCCCTATGGCTCAATCGGATAACGTTCGCCCGCCGCCGTCCGACAGGCAATATCCTCACATGGGCGCCGCCCGGAGATTTGGGGTGGCGCCATATTCTTTGCTGTCTTGACCGATCTTGCGCTACACCTTCTGCTCAACGCTGGCGGGCGTCCTGGAATGGCGGCCGATCAGCAGAAATCGTCGGCCGCAACGTCTACGGAGCAGATGTGAGCGACAGCTACGTCAAAATCAACGTGTCGATAATCATTGCAAGAAACACCACTGAGAGGTAGACATTCGACGCGCTGAAAAACGACATCGCCGAGTTCGCGTCGCGTTGGAGCCGGCGCAGCAGTCCCAGCATCCACATTCCCGCGGCCGTACTAGCGACCAGATAGATCCAGCCGACTGCACCGGTCACCCACAACGAGAGGGCAGCTCCGACCATCACAACGGAGTACGCGGCGATATGACCCATTGCCCTTTCAGCACCTACGACTGATGGCAGCATTGGAACCGCGGCCGCCGAATAGTCGTCCTTGTACCGAATCGCGAGCGCCCAGAAATGTGGCGGTGTCCAGAAAAAGACGATCGCGAACATCACCCACGGCGCGACAGCGAGTCCGTCGGTAACCGCAGCCCAACCAACGAGCGCTGGTACGGCGCCGGCCGCACCCCCGATCACAATGTTCTGCACAGTTGACCGTTTCAGGACCATCGAATACACAAATACGTAGAAGAGCA from Acidobacteriota bacterium encodes:
- the hflX gene encoding GTPase HflX, which produces MTDRSRVERQRKLLTASVTDFEIKRQKAFLVSVVTSTSAIPEAEASLNELALLTDTAGSDPVFDVVVRRTTFDAGTLMGRPRAEALAQQATDLDIDVVILDNELSPGQQRNLEEIFKCDVVDRVGLILDIFAQHAHSSDGILQVELAQHRYRLPRLKGQGKELSRVGGGVGSSGIGTRGAGETKLETDRRRVLNRIHKVERLLEGLAGDRRTRSKSRKKAGLAFLSIVGYTNAGKSTLFNKLTGADVLVEDQLFATLDSTVRKLALPNGHDALVSDTVGFVRRLPHQLIKAFAATLEEVADADVLLHVVDASDADPDQQIESVRTVLREIGASDIEELLVFNKVDVAPAAAVQRLLTLHPGSIAVSAVTGEGIDKLLDAALVALRAGTVEVRLLVPYAKGDVVAKLHEDAEVLSVEHGERGTLVTALIPAADMAQYARYVQV
- a CDS encoding HIT family protein, translating into MASIFTLIMNGTIPGRFVWQDDTVAAFLTIAPINPGHVLVVPRREIDHWTDLPEDLAADLMIVSVRIGRALNDEFTPARVGMIIAGLEVPHAHMHLIPFNVESELSFSRASTDVAAAEFDAVADRIRTRLTAMGYGENATRERRANG
- a CDS encoding DUF3054 domain-containing protein encodes the protein MKRWFWILDGLAVVSFVLLGRESHGLANEWGETLRVATPFLVAFGLGVVVTRAWRSPSRISTGLGLGFVTAVVGLVLRRVAFADGTATPFVIVATAWLVATMVGWRMVAQIAERTSARRASPLV
- a CDS encoding Gfo/Idh/MocA family oxidoreductase, which translates into the protein MSFVRWGVLSTAKIGRTLVIPAMQDAQRCEVVAIASRDAAVARSVANDLSIERAYGSYDALLADADIDAVYIPLPNHMHAQWTIAAARQGKHVLCEKPIALSVAEATTMVTAGAETGVILREAFMYRYQPTWQAVLRLIGEGDIGEITGVDSFFSYFNDDPSNIRNVLKYGGGALMDIGCYPIHLSRLLMGGEPTQITASTRRDPTTGVDTYVAAILEFGDRIATFACSTRVEPDQRVDIYGTAGRVSIEIPFNPPEDQPTRFTLTRDGGSKSQIFEFEASNHYTLQAEAMAAAILDGDSLQDSGEDVLGNIAVIERVFAAAG
- the soxR gene encoding redox-sensitive transcriptional activator SoxR, whose protein sequence is MRAVVCLVEHTYESIDVAPVYFGRHPPFDLESSTDVVTPSVRRAVVVDHDHGEAVHAYPPSNLNRFHVRALVEFRITDEDEEPRRVESLGCNGAVGADRQGKSVAERPTPNLHAANECPIGVVAERAGRGCKIIKRGGVDEPGCREYRIERLRPVALRKVEPIACPIIRVAIIRAAQSVGLTLSEITESFATLPAARTPTEEDWTRLSQTWREALDERIERLNLLRDQLTRCIGCGCVSLTSCGLINSGDALGAEGAGARRLAQRSTAQS
- a CDS encoding transketolase translates to MRIAFVETVTELLDERDDIALVLADISVSLFERSGAVSSHPQRVFNVGIREQLMVSVAGGMAVEGMRPIAHSYTPFLIERAYEQIKLDLGHQGVAAILVSIGASYDASSVGRTHAAPEDVSLINALPEWTVHLPGHANEVRTLLRDAAADTGNVYIRLSETQNKDAIKNPASLTTIREASPDTPLVIAVGPMLDRVVGATSGIDVRVVYTTTLGQQSSEDLALLATGGDVIVVEPASVGTSIAHIAGRLNDRPRRFLGIGVPLGEHRMYGTIADHDIQHQLDTGGIRRQIEHWLAG
- a CDS encoding DNA-3-methyladenine glycosylase I; the protein is MEYFTVHIGDDGIARCWWGIEPDIYRRYHDNEWGMPVSDEHRLFEKLCLEGFQSGLSWLTILNKREAFREVFASFDFDQVAEFTEEDVERLLTDARIVRHRGKIEATINNAARAQELREEFGSLATYFWGYEPTDTAGRSIRESKTPESIAMAKDLKKRGFKFFGPTTAYAFMQAMGIVNDHLSECASYLIVADARTAYVRPT
- the aroF gene encoding 3-deoxy-7-phosphoheptulonate synthase; this encodes MSTKPILKSLRRPDVETTVVSVGAVRFGDGSYPVIAGPVAVESEEQVMTVASAVLKAGASMLRAGTFRAGETPYGFKGLGEESLWILEHAGKATGLATVTEVLDVGHLGLVADHVDMLEIGPDNMQNFVLLRDVGRTGKPVILTRGPSATVDELLMAAEYILAEDNNNLVLCERGSRGFDPRTTDTIDITAIPAIQQLSHLPVIINPAPAKGGVSLMEPLAMAGRGAGADGLIVSVHPDPDNALAGNGGQMTVKGFTTLMDLLGIPALRDEIDRLDREIIKLLKRRLHSSIGIAHIKVARGLPLRSPDREAELLDEAAADAEELGIDPAYVRAIMKVVLEHSRDAQERAVGTT
- a CDS encoding flavin reductase family protein — its product is MESDEFRGIMRQLAAGVTVVTARAGDEPVGMTVSAFTSVAVDPPLVLVCLAIGGATTAAVSATKRFTVNILADDQAEISDRFAFKLQDERFDGVEWTWSEIGTPRIAGLLAHLDCEVTDSLVAGDHIVFVGSAVAGDRSDGAPLVYTGGGYHRPERLDLNRESGK
- a CDS encoding phosphotransferase family protein; translated protein: MTRDTAPIRTEERFDEDRVAEYLRLELGELLPDAPIAFEQFHGGAANLTYLMMCGDVEFVLRRPPLGETAAGSHDMQREHRVLSRIWQEFPKAPRAYHFCEDAAVMGKPFLVMERRSGHVIRSQWPSSFDGGSGARRHLAEGLVDTLAELHGVAPDSVGLSDLGKPDGFVQRQVDGWLRRWDRAKTRDVRDMERLAGLLTSAVPEPQAASLIHNDFKLDNTMCDDDGNVVAVLDWDMATCGDPLADLGTLLAYWVDADDPTYPIFGDQGVTLTEVMGKAEVTERYADATGFDLSNIDFYEALALYRIAVIIEQIYARYAAGQTTDKRFARFEPLAPILAAAALETLGG